One region of Candidatus Cloacimonadaceae bacterium genomic DNA includes:
- a CDS encoding energy-coupling factor transporter transmembrane component T, producing the protein MTNKKSPILHPLALIGLAIWFSGMAMLLSTLGNLGLIVALSLISALTLGRIKCKAMLSSLLRMLPLLLLILIIQILFSKGNDGDHQLWRFKIAKHGLNQGLMLSLRLVIILFSAKILARIDYNGFDLAFRKLRLPEELTFMIFYAVHIIPAVSAKVKHLRQLLILRGIDMRKLRLRQRIDIYALTALSVLGGFISKSGIQAIALELRGFRSKGKSSRLHTLSLGFPDAFALIFVLVISLALAIQ; encoded by the coding sequence ATGACCAACAAAAAGAGCCCAATCCTGCATCCGCTTGCGCTGATCGGACTGGCAATCTGGTTTTCCGGCATGGCAATGCTACTTTCCACACTTGGAAACCTGGGTCTGATCGTTGCGCTTAGTCTCATTTCCGCTCTCACGCTTGGGCGCATCAAGTGCAAAGCCATGCTAAGCAGCCTGTTGCGAATGCTGCCGTTGCTGCTGCTGATCCTCATCATTCAGATCCTCTTTTCCAAAGGAAATGACGGCGATCATCAGCTTTGGCGGTTCAAGATCGCCAAACATGGTTTGAATCAGGGATTGATGCTGTCTTTGAGACTGGTGATCATTCTTTTTTCCGCCAAAATCTTGGCGCGCATCGACTACAATGGTTTCGATCTGGCATTTCGCAAGCTGCGCCTGCCGGAGGAGCTCACTTTCATGATCTTTTATGCCGTGCATATCATCCCCGCCGTGAGTGCCAAAGTCAAACACCTGCGCCAGCTGTTGATCCTGCGGGGGATCGATATGCGCAAGCTCCGCCTGCGTCAAAGGATCGATATTTACGCTCTCACGGCGCTTTCCGTCTTGGGTGGATTCATCTCCAAAAGCGGCATTCAGGCAATCGCTTTGGAGCTGCGCGGCTTTCGCAGCAAAGGCAAAAGCAGCAGACTACACACGCTTTCGTTGGGTTTCCCAGACGCCTTTGCCTTGATCTTCGTCCTCGTGATTAGTCTTGCTCTTGCAATCCAATGA
- a CDS encoding helical backbone metal receptor: MKIKNNVIRLIWFSSLIAMILFSSACRQREASVENRYVVLSPEVAEVIAALGGLQDIVGITEECNYPSDLKLITKVGKFGMLNKEAILALKPSIVFTSALEQDAITQELKKLGLRVEQIYPRSLIEMISEIRRVGTIIGKETEGKALADSIAAFLSTLKQSASARAKPRVYIEIYRDPLMSVSDASFVGELIENAGGDNIFAVLERDYARVKNEDVISAMPEIMICYSQDTLESIVNRKGWQKIPAIRNRRIYFEKDINPDLIQRAAPRATLGMARLREIFDQFHSEESR; encoded by the coding sequence ATGAAAATAAAAAACAACGTAATCCGGTTGATCTGGTTTTCGAGCTTGATCGCCATGATCCTTTTCTCAAGCGCTTGCCGCCAACGCGAGGCAAGTGTTGAAAACCGCTATGTGGTTCTCTCTCCAGAAGTTGCGGAAGTCATTGCCGCATTGGGTGGGCTGCAGGATATCGTCGGCATCACCGAAGAATGCAATTATCCGTCTGATCTGAAGTTGATCACCAAGGTCGGCAAGTTTGGCATGCTGAATAAGGAAGCCATCCTCGCCCTCAAACCCTCGATCGTTTTCACCTCCGCGTTGGAGCAGGATGCGATAACGCAGGAACTGAAGAAACTGGGGCTCCGGGTGGAACAAATCTATCCCCGATCCTTGATCGAGATGATTTCCGAGATCAGACGCGTCGGAACGATTATCGGCAAAGAGACAGAGGGAAAGGCTTTGGCGGATAGCATCGCCGCCTTCCTAAGCACCTTAAAGCAAAGCGCTTCCGCCCGCGCCAAGCCAAGAGTCTATATCGAAATCTACCGCGATCCTTTGATGAGCGTTTCCGATGCCTCTTTCGTGGGTGAATTGATCGAAAACGCTGGTGGAGACAACATCTTCGCTGTGCTCGAGCGTGATTATGCCAGGGTCAAAAACGAAGACGTGATCAGTGCCATGCCGGAAATCATGATCTGCTACTCGCAGGACACACTGGAAAGCATCGTCAACCGCAAGGGCTGGCAAAAAATCCCCGCGATTCGCAATCGCAGGATATATTTTGAGAAAGACATCAATCCCGATCTGATCCAACGTGCCGCGCCACGCGCAACACTTGGGATGGCAAGGCTGCGCGAGATTTTTGATCAGTTTCATAGCGAGGAAAGCAGATGA